The DNA sequence TGACCATTTCGGGGAAGACCGCATCATAGATTGTCGGGGATCCCTGTGATGCCCACACGAACCGCTCAAGCCCGTATCCGGTGTCGACAATCCGCATATCCATCGGATAGTATGCGACGCCCTCGAGATCGACCGGTACCCGGCCGTTGGGCTTCTTGGTCATGCTCATGAAGACGAGTGTTGCAACCTCGAGACCACCGATCATCACTTCTACACTCGGGCCTGCATTGCCGCCCCCTATCCAGGGGTGTTCCTTGTAGGTGACCGCATTGAGGTCGGCGCCGATGGAGCTGAGGAACTCATCGCAGAGTCCGACGGTCTGATCCTTCCAGTATATCTCCTCTTTTGGAGAATTGAAGGCATGATGAGCCATCATCTCGAAGGTCGTCAGGTGACGCCCCGATCGTCCGACCGAATCCAGATCGTTAAGACGGATGCAGGGCTGTGAGATCGTCAGGGGATTCGCGGGGGGCGGGACTTCGCCGCTCGTCACAAATGGCTGAAAATCAGCAATGGAGGCGATGGTAAGGTATATGTCATCGCGCCACCGTGCGGCTACCGGATATCTCTCGAGACGGGTGTGGTTGTGCTGCTCGAAAAAACTCAGATATGCTTCCCGCATCTCATCGATCGAATGGGGATTGAAGACCGGATTGCCGATGAAGCTGTACGGTTCGCATGGTGCATCACCGCAGAACTCACGCTCGGGATCACGCGTCCAGAATGCTGAACCGCATGATTTGCATATCTTCCGCGTAAGACCATTATTGGTAAAATAATCAAGAGTATACTCATCCTCGAGCATGGAAAATCACGTCGACCTAATCTATTAATATTCGTACTCTCTGCTCATATAGTGTTTGCTTCAGGTAGTTTTTCCAGTTTTTCCTGGAACCATTCGTCCCGGTTTGCGCACAGACCACAACTTCGGGCGTACCTGACAGCGAGGATATGCCAGCATTCCTTCCCGCGGAAAAGGAAATCGCTGCAGGTACAGAAATCATCCTCCACTACATACGTCCCCGTCATCCCGTGTACCACATAGAAATCCAGGTATTTTTCAACCTTTCCTTCACGGCATGCAAGAATCGCTTTTTTCCCTCTCTCCCCATAGTGCCTCCTTATGTAATCATCTGCATCTCCGCCAGTCTTCGGCGATTCTGTTATTCCGGCATTGTTCCCGGCCTTCGGAGGTTCACCAGACAATGACTTCCCCCGGGGCGTCCTCGATATATTGCCAGTCCATACGGCTGGCAAGA is a window from the Methanovulcanius yangii genome containing:
- a CDS encoding SWIM zinc finger family protein; translation: MSGEPPKAGNNAGITESPKTGGDADDYIRRHYGERGKKAILACREGKVEKYLDFYVVHGMTGTYVVEDDFCTCSDFLFRGKECWHILAVRYARSCGLCANRDEWFQEKLEKLPEANTI